Proteins from a genomic interval of Rubinisphaera italica:
- the pyrF gene encoding orotidine-5'-phosphate decarboxylase gives MAGFADRLHQAISSIGTPALVGLDPRFDQLPAEIVKRAEANSSDPLDIQAAAFEEFCKRIIDVVAPLVPAVKPQSAFFEQIGPAGVLALQRVNQHARRAGLIVICDAKRGDIGSTAEAYAEAYLAGEDPNAAPFAADALTVNPYLGRDTLMPFIQKSKERGAGIYVLVRTSNPEAGSFQDHQQDQQRLYEKVAATIEEQAAEDAAANSSEYGCVGAVVGATYPQELTELRQKMPHVPLLIPGYGAQGGGAGDVAAAFTASGFGALINSSRGINFAYLREPYKTQFPQSQWEQAIEQATLDMIEDIASQTPAGALRS, from the coding sequence ATGGCTGGCTTTGCGGATCGTTTACATCAGGCTATTTCTTCAATAGGAACCCCGGCTCTTGTCGGTTTGGATCCACGTTTTGATCAGCTGCCAGCCGAAATTGTTAAACGAGCCGAGGCTAATTCGTCCGATCCTCTGGATATTCAGGCGGCTGCATTCGAAGAATTCTGCAAACGGATCATCGATGTCGTCGCTCCGCTCGTCCCGGCTGTTAAACCTCAATCGGCCTTTTTCGAGCAGATTGGCCCTGCTGGTGTACTCGCACTGCAGCGAGTGAATCAACATGCTCGTCGGGCAGGGTTAATTGTGATTTGCGATGCCAAACGAGGCGATATCGGTTCAACAGCCGAGGCGTATGCCGAGGCGTATCTGGCTGGAGAAGACCCGAACGCTGCCCCTTTCGCCGCTGATGCCTTAACAGTCAATCCGTATCTCGGTCGCGATACCCTCATGCCATTTATTCAGAAATCGAAAGAACGGGGGGCTGGAATTTATGTGCTTGTCAGAACCAGCAACCCCGAAGCGGGCAGCTTTCAAGATCATCAGCAGGATCAGCAACGACTCTACGAAAAAGTTGCAGCCACGATTGAGGAACAGGCAGCCGAGGATGCCGCTGCGAATTCTTCTGAATATGGATGCGTTGGAGCCGTTGTGGGAGCGACTTACCCTCAGGAATTAACGGAACTTCGTCAGAAAATGCCCCATGTTCCACTCCTGATTCCAGGCTACGGAGCACAGGGAGGAGGAGCAGGCGATGTCGCTGCTGCTTTTACTGCTTCAGGGTTCGGGGCCTTAATCAATAGTTCGCGCGGGATCAATTTCGCCTACCTGCGTGAACCTTACAAGACACAGTTCCCTCAGTCACAGTGGGAACAGGCCATCGAGCAGGCCACTCTCGACATGATTGAAGACATTGCCAGTCAAACCCCCGCGGGTGCTTTGCGGTCATAG
- a CDS encoding SxtJ family membrane protein, whose translation MQLKETLKKTTPKDLQIFAVLQFIFVSLICFGLFRADFSALVMIGLILASLILGLTGVLKPKSISLIYRGWMLAVFPVGFLISHLLMGIVYFGVITPIGLYRRFRYPDPLQRKLDRETTSYWQPISKPESTESYFRQF comes from the coding sequence ATGCAACTCAAAGAGACCCTCAAGAAAACGACCCCAAAAGACCTGCAGATATTTGCGGTACTGCAATTCATTTTTGTGAGTTTAATCTGCTTTGGTCTGTTTCGTGCTGATTTCTCCGCCTTAGTGATGATTGGACTGATCCTGGCGTCATTGATTCTCGGTCTCACCGGAGTCTTGAAACCCAAATCCATTTCGCTCATTTATCGTGGCTGGATGCTCGCTGTTTTTCCGGTCGGGTTTCTGATTTCACATCTGCTGATGGGCATTGTTTATTTTGGAGTAATCACGCCGATCGGACTTTATCGTCGTTTCCGATACCCTGATCCACTGCAGCGTAAGCTTGATCGGGAGACAACTTCGTACTGGCAACCGATTTCAAAACCAGAATCGACTGAAAGTTACTTTCGTCAGTTTTGA
- a CDS encoding DUF5989 family protein has product MSENQQETIKQEPSDFERAAASKPLSLTAEFLLFLKEHKAWWMVPILLSLLLIGVAVWMSSSTLAPFIYPIF; this is encoded by the coding sequence ATGAGCGAGAATCAGCAGGAAACCATTAAACAGGAACCGAGCGATTTCGAGCGGGCAGCGGCTTCAAAACCGTTAAGCCTGACTGCCGAATTTCTGCTGTTCCTCAAAGAACACAAAGCCTGGTGGATGGTGCCGATCCTGCTGTCGTTGCTCTTGATTGGAGTAGCCGTCTGGATGAGCAGTTCGACACTCGCCCCGTTTATTTATCCGATATTTTAA
- a CDS encoding peptidylprolyl isomerase codes for MNTKKNAPWATIIGGTVLAIAAGVIGFQVFRAEPAAAPTDQAGKVSLSNASTSPALARVNGQLIQYDAVARECFDRLGKSVLENLINRTIIHQEIERRGLVVTEAEIDDEVRKIAKRFNLPVDTWYQMLQTERDLTPVQYRRDVIWPMIALRKLAGDDVQVTDSDLHRAFQRDYGPRVRCRMIMMENVRRANEVWEKATRTPEDFDKLAREFSVESNSRALGGAIPPISRYSSADNQSLEDAAFRLQPGEISGLIQVGNRYVILKCEGRTEQVVTDIKDVENDLRVQLQEEKTQERVAVVFDDLKKQTRVDNYLTNTSTGGSNTVQSTSYTNQIQQTGSTLPGANTQAVQPASGTTLTK; via the coding sequence ATGAACACAAAGAAGAATGCCCCCTGGGCAACAATTATTGGTGGCACTGTTCTGGCGATTGCCGCGGGTGTCATTGGGTTTCAGGTCTTTCGAGCTGAACCAGCAGCTGCTCCGACCGATCAGGCCGGCAAAGTCAGCTTGAGTAATGCCTCGACCTCTCCGGCTCTGGCTCGTGTCAATGGTCAATTGATCCAATACGATGCCGTCGCTCGTGAATGCTTCGATCGTCTCGGCAAAAGTGTCCTTGAGAATTTGATCAATCGCACCATCATTCATCAGGAAATCGAACGGCGTGGCTTAGTGGTCACCGAAGCCGAAATCGATGATGAAGTTCGGAAAATCGCGAAGCGATTCAACCTGCCCGTCGATACCTGGTATCAGATGCTGCAAACCGAACGGGACTTGACTCCCGTTCAATATCGCCGGGATGTCATCTGGCCGATGATTGCTCTTCGTAAACTGGCAGGCGATGATGTTCAGGTTACGGATAGCGACTTGCATCGCGCTTTTCAGCGAGATTACGGCCCACGTGTTCGCTGCCGTATGATTATGATGGAAAACGTACGACGTGCCAATGAAGTCTGGGAAAAAGCGACCCGCACGCCGGAAGACTTCGACAAGCTCGCACGTGAATTCTCAGTCGAATCCAATTCCCGTGCATTGGGCGGAGCCATTCCACCAATTTCTCGATATTCAAGTGCAGACAATCAATCATTGGAAGACGCAGCCTTCCGACTGCAACCAGGAGAAATCTCCGGGTTGATTCAGGTCGGCAACCGCTACGTCATTCTCAAGTGTGAAGGTCGAACCGAGCAGGTCGTGACGGACATCAAAGATGTCGAAAACGACTTGCGAGTCCAGCTTCAGGAAGAGAAGACTCAGGAACGAGTTGCGGTGGTTTTTGATGATCTGAAGAAACAAACCCGAGTGGACAATTATCTGACAAACACGAGTACTGGTGGATCGAATACCGTTCAATCAACCAGTTACACAAATCAGATTCAACAAACCGGTTCCACACTTCCTGGGGCCAATACCCAGGCGGTTCAACCTGCTTCTGGTACCACACTCACGAAGTAA
- a CDS encoding helix-turn-helix domain-containing protein — MASKYINIEDAAKRLSISVEDLNRKRERGEIRAFSDRGTWKFRGEDVEELARNIEPDSGFDIPSSDIMKDDDIAPGGGSQIVLEEEMGDMPTVISKNPPNEPPSSDSDVRLVVDPSLESDDWSSSDSSFTGTDSKNKDKKSSDSSDEVDDSDVRFVDASMSDITPTPIRITKESDEINVDESDDRWSGISDSDVRLAAADLEESDSDVVLDDSGLSGSDVSLEDDDLKLAGEDDDVVTDPDMKSLGESDSDVTLVGVGEEEDDDDYRLSSIDGDLNMEPGSDITLMPPGDSNVRLDEANDDEDSILSDVMSDPASGLSFSSGDSGISLDLALDSGISLESEYDDDDDSLTLGADSGISLVPDMGSGLTLADDDDDSRGESTIPMMGTIGDDDDDTSFDMPLLDDSEPELSVDDDDATNVVMFDDDDTGDTMEFDSSELSNDDEFVDFDDDDSFDELSDGELDVSDDLLDDDVLDASDDAFDDDFESGESIPALAVPGAMRGGAGVAAPAEWDMFSFALVLLSTIMMGICTLLMFDLVRSMWGFAEPNGVNGMILETLQGLIK, encoded by the coding sequence ATGGCCAGCAAATACATCAATATTGAAGATGCAGCAAAACGGCTCTCAATTTCTGTCGAAGACTTGAATCGAAAGCGGGAGCGTGGAGAAATCCGTGCGTTCTCTGATCGGGGAACCTGGAAATTTCGCGGGGAAGATGTTGAAGAACTGGCCCGAAATATCGAGCCCGATTCCGGCTTCGATATCCCCAGTTCGGACATCATGAAAGATGATGACATTGCTCCTGGCGGCGGAAGTCAAATTGTCCTCGAAGAGGAAATGGGCGACATGCCGACGGTCATCAGCAAAAATCCTCCGAATGAACCTCCCAGTTCCGATAGCGATGTCCGTCTGGTGGTTGACCCGTCTCTGGAGTCAGATGACTGGTCTTCTTCAGATTCCTCTTTTACCGGGACTGATAGTAAGAACAAAGACAAGAAATCCTCTGACTCCAGTGATGAAGTCGATGACAGTGACGTCCGCTTTGTTGATGCCAGCATGAGCGACATCACACCAACACCGATCCGTATCACCAAAGAAAGTGATGAGATTAATGTTGACGAATCGGATGATCGCTGGTCGGGGATCAGCGATAGCGATGTCCGACTGGCGGCTGCAGATCTTGAAGAATCGGATTCCGATGTCGTTCTCGATGACAGCGGCCTGTCTGGTTCGGATGTCTCCCTGGAAGACGATGATCTGAAATTGGCAGGGGAAGATGATGATGTCGTCACAGATCCGGATATGAAATCGCTGGGTGAATCGGATTCCGATGTTACGCTGGTCGGCGTGGGCGAAGAAGAAGACGATGACGATTATCGCCTCTCTTCAATTGATGGCGACCTGAATATGGAACCTGGCAGCGACATCACTCTGATGCCACCAGGTGATAGTAACGTGCGACTCGATGAAGCCAATGATGACGAAGACTCAATCTTGAGCGATGTCATGTCTGACCCCGCCAGCGGACTATCATTCTCCTCCGGAGACAGCGGAATTTCTCTGGACTTGGCTCTTGATAGTGGGATTTCTCTCGAATCAGAATATGATGACGACGATGATTCTCTGACTCTCGGAGCAGACAGTGGAATTTCTCTCGTGCCCGATATGGGCTCTGGATTGACACTCGCTGATGATGACGATGATTCCCGTGGTGAATCGACAATCCCAATGATGGGGACAATTGGCGATGACGATGACGATACCTCATTCGACATGCCATTGCTCGATGACAGCGAACCGGAACTTTCGGTTGACGATGATGATGCCACCAATGTGGTCATGTTTGATGACGATGACACTGGCGACACAATGGAGTTTGACTCTTCCGAACTCTCTAATGACGATGAGTTTGTCGACTTCGACGATGACGACAGCTTCGATGAATTGAGTGATGGCGAGTTGGATGTTTCCGACGACCTGCTTGATGACGATGTCCTGGATGCTTCCGACGACGCCTTTGACGACGATTTCGAATCTGGCGAAAGTATTCCTGCACTGGCCGTCCCCGGCGCGATGCGGGGAGGAGCTGGGGTCGCTGCTCCTGCTGAATGGGATATGTTCTCCTTCGCCCTCGTCTTACTCTCGACAATCATGATGGGTATTTGCACGCTGCTCATGTTCGACCTGGTCCGCTCAATGTGGGGCTTTGCTGAACCAAACGGAGTCAACGGCATGATCCTCGAAACTCTGCAGGGGTTGATCAAATAA
- a CDS encoding M3 family oligoendopeptidase produces the protein MSYPIKWSLSSLGPEPGTERFTRWLTKIRVEYQAFAKNAENFSTVVTAKSLAELVNEYSLCRREYWQVNSLVECYASSDTAREEYRQAEAAVAALFPHVEKADHLLDRIIKNIEEGTWSTLVDNKQLADVKGFIIRRRNEASTRLPDHLADFASELSVDGLNAWSRLYDSISAAVRIPVMEHGEVKMKSPGQVAFDSPDRTDRENKFFSSQKAWRDVDETAAATLNHIVGSRLTVNKYAERESHLTIPMQQNRVTQKTIDAMWSAITEAKPLVQKYLRTKQKLLGLPELNWYDLEAPLNLGSTKVGYQESCDIILDAFSKFHPPLRDFTELAFNNGWIEAEDRSGKRQGGFCIDFPTSEETRIFMTFRDTEESLSTLAHELGHAYHAWVLRKHPVVMQVYPMTLAETASTFAETVVASQRFDALTTTAAKVKALEYQLYDSVAFLMNIHARYIFENEMHRKRAEGELSAGELHDLMVKSQKTAYLDSLVEWNPTFWISKLHFYISYEPFYNFPYTVGYLLSQRLYEEARLDPAGFPARYDQFLISTGGPSALTAAKEAFGYDLESEAFWSEAIQPIRNRVEMFCQLAEEL, from the coding sequence ATGTCATATCCAATAAAGTGGTCACTCTCCTCATTAGGTCCCGAACCAGGTACGGAGAGGTTTACCAGATGGTTGACGAAAATCCGTGTTGAATATCAAGCCTTTGCCAAAAATGCCGAGAATTTCAGTACAGTCGTGACGGCAAAATCGTTAGCCGAGTTGGTTAATGAGTATAGTCTGTGTCGACGAGAATACTGGCAAGTCAATTCCCTGGTCGAATGTTATGCGTCATCTGATACGGCTCGCGAAGAATATCGCCAGGCCGAAGCGGCCGTTGCGGCTCTGTTTCCACATGTAGAAAAAGCCGATCATCTGCTCGATCGGATCATCAAAAACATTGAGGAAGGGACCTGGTCCACATTGGTTGACAACAAGCAACTGGCCGATGTCAAAGGGTTTATTATTCGTCGACGCAATGAAGCTTCCACACGCCTGCCCGATCATCTTGCCGATTTTGCCAGCGAACTTTCTGTGGATGGATTAAATGCCTGGAGTCGATTGTACGATTCCATATCTGCTGCGGTCCGAATCCCTGTGATGGAACATGGGGAAGTCAAAATGAAATCGCCCGGTCAGGTTGCCTTCGATTCTCCTGATCGGACAGACCGCGAGAACAAATTTTTCAGTTCGCAGAAAGCCTGGCGAGATGTCGACGAAACCGCAGCCGCGACATTGAATCATATTGTGGGGTCCCGATTGACGGTGAATAAATATGCGGAACGGGAAAGTCATCTCACCATTCCGATGCAGCAGAATCGGGTGACACAAAAAACGATCGATGCCATGTGGTCGGCCATCACAGAGGCCAAGCCGCTCGTGCAGAAATATCTGCGGACCAAACAAAAACTCCTCGGCCTGCCCGAGCTCAACTGGTACGATCTCGAAGCTCCACTCAATCTGGGGAGTACAAAAGTTGGTTATCAGGAGTCCTGTGATATTATTCTGGATGCGTTCAGTAAATTTCATCCACCACTGCGGGACTTCACCGAACTGGCGTTCAATAATGGCTGGATTGAAGCAGAAGATCGATCTGGCAAACGGCAGGGTGGGTTCTGTATCGACTTCCCGACTTCCGAAGAAACCCGCATCTTCATGACCTTTCGGGATACCGAAGAAAGCCTTTCGACACTCGCCCATGAACTTGGCCATGCGTATCATGCTTGGGTGCTTCGGAAGCATCCGGTCGTCATGCAGGTCTATCCGATGACCTTAGCCGAGACGGCTTCGACATTTGCCGAAACGGTTGTCGCCTCCCAGCGATTTGATGCCCTGACAACAACAGCAGCAAAAGTGAAAGCGTTGGAATATCAGCTGTATGATTCGGTCGCCTTTCTGATGAACATTCATGCTCGATACATTTTTGAAAATGAAATGCATCGCAAACGAGCCGAAGGGGAATTGAGCGCCGGCGAACTTCACGACCTGATGGTGAAATCTCAGAAAACGGCTTACCTGGATTCCCTGGTCGAATGGAATCCGACGTTCTGGATTTCCAAGCTACACTTCTACATCAGCTACGAACCATTTTACAACTTCCCGTACACGGTTGGTTATCTGTTGTCTCAACGCCTTTATGAAGAAGCTCGGCTCGACCCTGCTGGCTTCCCCGCCCGTTACGACCAGTTCCTGATTTCCACTGGCGGCCCTTCTGCTTTGACTGCGGCAAAAGAAGCCTTTGGCTACGACCTCGAATCCGAAGCATTCTGGAGCGAAGCCATTCAACCGATTCGCAATCGTGTGGAAATGTTCTGCCAATTGGCTGAGGAACTCTGA
- a CDS encoding MOSC domain-containing protein has protein sequence MNEKQNEIRLMGITIYPIKSLPGVSLETARLLDTGALENDRRWALFDEQGRVFNAKKEARFHQIDCTFPEDFSGIELTDRRTGQRLNAQLSQLREIENWFCDIFEQPLKLLENTATGFPDDTNANGPTIIGSQTLKEIASWFPGLTVESLRQRLRSNLELETEMPFQEDLLFGPPEQPRPFQIGEVKFLGINPCQRCVVPSRDPQTGEVIPMFPKQFAQKRKETLPGNIASQQFNHFYRIAVNTRMAPQNTGFLLNRGDLLESSSNSNKTQ, from the coding sequence GTGAACGAAAAACAAAACGAAATCAGGCTGATGGGGATTACCATCTATCCCATCAAGTCACTTCCGGGTGTTTCATTGGAAACGGCCAGATTGCTCGATACTGGAGCTTTGGAAAACGATCGTCGCTGGGCTCTGTTCGATGAGCAGGGACGCGTATTCAATGCGAAGAAAGAAGCAAGGTTTCATCAGATTGACTGTACTTTTCCTGAAGACTTCAGCGGGATTGAATTGACTGATCGCCGTACCGGACAGCGACTGAATGCTCAGCTGAGTCAGCTTCGTGAAATTGAGAATTGGTTCTGTGACATTTTTGAGCAACCTCTGAAGCTTTTGGAAAATACAGCAACCGGTTTTCCCGATGACACCAATGCGAACGGCCCCACGATCATAGGCTCGCAGACATTGAAGGAAATCGCGAGCTGGTTTCCCGGGTTGACCGTCGAAAGTCTCCGCCAGCGACTACGGTCAAATCTGGAACTCGAAACGGAGATGCCTTTTCAGGAAGATCTGCTCTTCGGACCTCCCGAACAACCCCGTCCATTTCAGATCGGCGAAGTTAAGTTTCTCGGGATCAACCCCTGCCAACGTTGTGTCGTCCCGAGTCGTGATCCTCAAACCGGCGAAGTGATTCCCATGTTCCCAAAACAGTTTGCTCAGAAACGCAAAGAGACACTTCCGGGAAACATCGCCAGCCAACAGTTCAATCACTTCTATCGCATTGCTGTCAATACACGTATGGCCCCTCAAAACACTGGGTTCCTTCTGAACCGCGGTGATCTTCTGGAGAGTTCATCAAACTCTAACAAGACCCAATAA
- a CDS encoding DMT family transporter, whose product MNEPADSSSSLGKLTGILALLGALLVWSSWAIVARWGFANSELDAWDLGFLRFFFAAVCMTPVLIRKGWRGLSWSTILLIAFCAGPGYATFAYAGLEFAPSSHGAALTAGMLPLFTTALAVWMKQTKLTGFLIAGLVLILGAAFAFFLDGLQGAGDLIWLGDLLLICGPALWAVYTVKIKQEKIDAFHATAIVSVIGFLMYLPIYFAVGTPQQLFTTDWKILLAQGLFHGIIVVVFALTLYSHAVTNLGPAITTMSLSIVPGVTAIAAWFILQEPFSQWSRWGVLLDGFGIICVVLAAREQRRTRAKETIPELTPNATNFAIAETSTAN is encoded by the coding sequence ATGAATGAACCTGCAGACTCGTCGTCTTCTCTTGGCAAGTTGACTGGAATTCTCGCATTGCTGGGAGCGCTACTGGTCTGGTCTTCCTGGGCGATTGTTGCTCGCTGGGGATTCGCCAATTCCGAATTGGACGCCTGGGATCTCGGCTTTCTGCGATTTTTCTTTGCGGCTGTGTGCATGACGCCGGTTTTGATTCGCAAAGGCTGGCGTGGATTGTCGTGGTCGACGATTCTATTGATCGCGTTTTGTGCCGGGCCGGGCTACGCCACCTTTGCTTATGCCGGCCTGGAGTTTGCCCCCTCTTCGCACGGGGCCGCTTTGACCGCAGGGATGCTGCCGCTCTTTACGACCGCTTTGGCCGTCTGGATGAAGCAGACAAAACTGACCGGATTTCTGATCGCAGGTCTTGTCCTGATTCTCGGTGCAGCCTTCGCGTTTTTTCTCGATGGCCTGCAGGGAGCGGGCGATTTGATCTGGCTGGGGGATTTGTTGCTGATTTGCGGACCGGCTTTATGGGCGGTGTATACCGTGAAAATCAAGCAGGAGAAGATCGATGCGTTTCATGCGACCGCGATTGTTTCGGTCATCGGCTTCCTCATGTATCTACCGATTTATTTTGCCGTCGGCACTCCACAACAACTCTTCACAACCGACTGGAAAATCCTCCTGGCACAAGGACTGTTTCACGGCATTATTGTCGTTGTGTTCGCCCTCACGTTATATTCCCACGCCGTCACCAACCTCGGACCTGCCATCACCACAATGAGCCTCTCTATCGTCCCCGGAGTCACCGCCATCGCCGCCTGGTTCATTCTACAGGAACCATTCAGTCAATGGTCCCGCTGGGGTGTACTTCTGGATGGATTCGGCATCATCTGCGTTGTATTAGCAGCGCGGGAACAGCGAAGAACCAGAGCGAAGGAAACGATTCCAGAACTGACGCCGAATGCTACGAACTTCGCCATTGCAGAAACCTCGACGGCGAACTGA
- a CDS encoding M1 family metallopeptidase has translation MVKNADWNIPQESRFVHLLPIMILFGLVGYLVCPQPIQAEDIADPFRQLDERWPTANQYRLTTGSPGPEYWQQQADYQIEVALDESRKRIIGSAKIHYQNNSPHELTYLWLQLDANRFTPGSDKRLTTLTTVGDDLTVESLQRLLATTFDGGVKLKKVAEQSGKPLEHTVVKGMLRVDLPKPLASGASFDFAIDWEYAINNSKLVAGRTGYEMFDDGNAIFCIAQWFPRMCAYTDYGGWRHKQFLGRGEFTLEFGNYDVKISVPSDHVLMATGKLVNMKEILSETQNERLKAAINSDTPVFIVTAEEADKASGVTTYDEYKTWHFQAENVRDFAFATSRKFIWDACGQSVGDRRVLCMSLYPKEGMPLWDRYSTHAVAHTLEVYSRVTGIDYPYPHATAVMGVVGGGMEYPMICFNGPRPEEDGSYSKSTKERLIGVVIHEVGHNWFPMIINNDERHWMWLDEGFNSFVQTIAQREWDRDPDYTRGEPRRYTSYFANDKQRSIMTHPDAVFDIGSNAYSKPSTGLTLLRETILGRELFDFAFKEYCRRWAYKRPEPSDFFRSIEDASGIDLDWFWKGWYYTTDNCDFELVSITKKNLHDGNPKADKDRSEKKKATEYPNLIKEREVDVPRRIDKYETLLDFYDDYDPDAVTEKKAKTYAEFLERLTEEEKQVVSEVERLNLYQVKIINHGQLVMPLILKLIFSDGESEIRRFPAEIWRKSPDEVTPLLLTEKPIQAILVDPYHETGDIDLTNNRFPREIDNADVKITKPKKKIENPLKESLKKKDSTEETEDEKE, from the coding sequence GTGGTAAAGAATGCTGATTGGAATATTCCGCAGGAGAGCCGTTTTGTGCACCTGCTTCCAATAATGATACTGTTTGGCCTTGTCGGTTATCTGGTTTGCCCTCAACCAATCCAGGCTGAGGATATCGCCGATCCGTTTCGTCAACTGGATGAGCGTTGGCCAACTGCGAATCAATACCGGCTCACCACTGGCTCCCCGGGACCTGAGTACTGGCAGCAGCAGGCCGATTATCAGATTGAAGTGGCACTCGATGAAAGCCGCAAACGGATTATTGGCTCTGCGAAGATTCACTATCAGAACAATTCTCCACACGAGTTGACCTATCTGTGGTTGCAGCTCGATGCGAATCGGTTTACACCCGGTTCTGACAAACGCCTGACGACCCTGACAACTGTCGGTGATGATCTGACGGTCGAGTCTCTCCAAAGATTGCTGGCCACCACTTTCGATGGTGGTGTGAAGTTGAAAAAAGTAGCCGAGCAGTCCGGGAAGCCGCTGGAGCACACAGTCGTTAAAGGAATGCTCAGGGTTGATTTGCCAAAGCCGCTCGCCTCAGGTGCGTCTTTCGATTTTGCGATCGACTGGGAATATGCGATCAACAATTCCAAGCTGGTTGCTGGCCGGACTGGATACGAAATGTTCGATGATGGTAATGCGATTTTCTGCATCGCCCAATGGTTTCCGAGGATGTGTGCCTATACCGATTATGGCGGCTGGCGTCACAAGCAGTTTCTCGGTCGCGGCGAGTTCACGCTGGAATTCGGTAATTACGATGTCAAAATTTCTGTCCCGTCTGATCACGTTCTGATGGCGACCGGTAAACTCGTCAATATGAAAGAGATCCTTTCCGAGACGCAAAATGAGCGGCTGAAAGCAGCCATCAATTCCGATACTCCTGTGTTTATTGTTACCGCTGAAGAAGCCGATAAAGCTTCGGGAGTCACGACGTACGATGAATACAAAACCTGGCACTTCCAGGCTGAAAACGTTCGCGACTTCGCCTTTGCCACGTCTCGTAAGTTTATCTGGGACGCCTGCGGTCAGTCTGTTGGAGATCGCCGTGTTCTCTGCATGTCGCTGTACCCGAAAGAAGGGATGCCGCTGTGGGATCGTTACTCGACACACGCCGTTGCGCACACGCTGGAAGTCTACTCGCGTGTGACCGGGATTGATTATCCTTATCCGCATGCGACTGCAGTGATGGGCGTGGTCGGTGGCGGGATGGAATATCCGATGATCTGCTTTAATGGACCGCGTCCCGAAGAAGATGGCAGCTATTCAAAGTCGACCAAAGAACGGCTCATTGGAGTCGTGATTCATGAAGTCGGTCACAACTGGTTTCCGATGATCATCAATAATGACGAGCGACACTGGATGTGGCTCGATGAAGGCTTCAACTCATTCGTACAAACCATTGCGCAGCGGGAATGGGATCGCGATCCCGACTATACCCGAGGCGAACCCCGTCGATACACCAGCTATTTTGCCAACGACAAACAACGCTCAATCATGACCCATCCCGATGCCGTCTTTGATATTGGATCAAATGCATACAGCAAGCCCTCAACGGGGTTGACGCTACTTCGGGAGACAATTCTAGGGCGGGAACTGTTCGACTTCGCATTCAAAGAATATTGTCGTCGCTGGGCCTACAAACGTCCCGAACCCTCCGACTTTTTCCGCAGTATCGAAGATGCCTCCGGGATTGATTTGGACTGGTTCTGGAAAGGGTGGTACTACACGACTGACAACTGCGATTTTGAACTTGTCTCGATTACAAAAAAGAACCTGCATGACGGCAATCCCAAGGCTGATAAAGATCGCTCAGAGAAAAAGAAAGCGACCGAATACCCGAATCTGATTAAAGAACGCGAAGTCGATGTCCCGCGTCGTATCGACAAATACGAAACGCTGCTCGACTTCTACGACGATTACGACCCCGATGCCGTGACTGAGAAAAAAGCGAAGACCTATGCCGAATTCCTCGAACGATTGACCGAAGAAGAGAAGCAGGTGGTCTCAGAGGTGGAACGGTTGAATCTGTATCAGGTCAAAATTATAAATCATGGCCAGCTCGTCATGCCGCTCATTTTGAAGCTGATCTTCAGCGACGGCGAGAGTGAAATTCGGCGTTTTCCCGCTGAAATCTGGAGAAAATCACCAGACGAAGTGACTCCTCTCCTGTTGACCGAAAAGCCAATTCAAGCCATTCTCGTCGATCCGTACCACGAAACCGGCGATATCGACTTAACCAACAATCGCTTCCCTCGTGAAATTGATAATGCGGATGTGAAAATTACAAAACCTAAGAAGAAGATCGAGAATCCGCTTAAGGAAAGTCTGAAGAAAAAGGACTCCACAGAAGAGACAGAGGATGAGAAAGAATAA